One genomic segment of Salminus brasiliensis chromosome 6, fSalBra1.hap2, whole genome shotgun sequence includes these proteins:
- the pptc7a gene encoding protein phosphatase PTC7 homolog: MLSVLSYGRLVARAVIGGLSQTDSRDYSLVSASFGYGKDFRKGILKKGMCYGDDACFIARHRSADVLGVADGVGGWRDYGVDPSQFSATLMRTCERLVKEGRFVPSNPVGILTTSYYELLQNKVPLLGSSTACIVVLDRQSHRLHTANLGDSGFLVVRGGEVVHRSDEQQHYFNTPFQLSIAPPEAEGSVLSDSPEAADSSSFDVQLGDIILTATDGLFDNMPDYMILQELKKLKYTNYESIQQTAKSIAEQAHVLAYDPNYMSPFAQFANDNGLNVRGGKPDDITVLLSIVAEYTD, from the exons ATGTTGTCCGTGCTCTCCTACGGCAGACTGGTCGCCCGGGCTGTGATCGGCGGTCTCTCTCAGACGGACAGCCGCGATTACAGCCTGGTGTCGGCGAGCTTTGGGTACGGGAAAGACTTCCGAAAGGGGATTTTGAAGAAAGGCATGTGCTACGGTGACGACGCCTGTTTCATCGCCCGACACAGATCCGCTGATGTGTTAG GTGTGGCTGATGGTGTAGGTGGTTGGCGTGATTATGGAGTAGACCCCTCGCAGTTCTCGGCAACCCTAATGAGGACTTGTGAGAGGCTGGTGAAAGAGGGACGTTTTGTACCCAGTAACCCAGTGGGGATCCTTACCACCAGCTACTATGAGCTCCTTCAAAACAAAGTACCTCTCCTAG GAAGCAGCACAGCTTGTATAGTGGTGCTGGACAGGCAAAGCCATCGGCTTCACACGGCAAACTTGGGTGATTCAGGCTTCCTGGTTGTTCGGGGAGGGGAAGTAGTCCACAGGTCTGACGAGCAACAGCATTATTTCAATACGCCCTTCCAGCTTTCAATTGCTCCCCCAGAGGCCGAGGGCTCTGTCCTTAGTGACAG TCCCGAAGCTGCCGACAGCTCATCCTTTGATGTTCAGCTAGGAGACATCATCCTCACAGCCACTGATGGGCTCTTTGACAACATGCCAGACTACATGATCTTGCAGGAACTCAAAAAGCTCAAG TACACAAACTATGAGAGCATCCAGCAGACAGCCAAGAGTATTGCTGAGCAGGCCCATGTTTTGGCGTATGACCCCAATTACATGTCCCCTTTTGCGCAATTTGCCAATGACAATGGACTGAATGTAAGAG GAGGAAAGCCAGATGACATCACAGTTCTGCTGTCAATTGTAGCGGAGTACACAGATTGA